The region TTTTTGTGAGCGGGGGAATAATCCAGCAACGTAAAGTTGGCAGGTCGCATGTCCATCAGATGGCGGTACTTGTGCTCTATGTATACTCTGTCCCAATGGAAACGTTAGTTCGAATTGAATTCTAGATCTGAAGTCCACAAACTTCCATTAATGGTCATTAGGAATCGGAATTAACGGACGTCCGTTCATCTTGAAGAAGACTTCGCGTCTCCTCACTCTCCTGTCTGCAACGTCCACACATCAGAGGTTTGTGCAGCCCATTGTACAGTCCGGTTCCTAGCAGGAGAATGATGAAGCCCAGGATCTGCAGAGCATGGAACTTCTCCCAACCCACCGCGAGGCTAACCACCCAGATGACCACGGTCCGGAGACTGTCCAGCACCATGCGAGTGGTGGCACTGATTTCCTTTGTGACGCTGATACCAGCGAAGTTGAAGAAGGCGATGCTGCTGATGTTGCCCAGTAGAGCCAAGATAATGAGAGGTTGGTTGCCCATTTGGCAAAAAGCGTCTAAGGAGTCTTCCAGAACGCCGCGTTCACTGCTGCTGAAATCGCCGGCAGGAATGTAGTAGAACGGGATCAGAAGTAAAGTGAGGATGCAAAATCCAAACAGACCTGTGGGAGACAAACAAGTCACTGTTAAATCTTTTCGCATCATGGCTCCCACCCAAGACTTTCTTCAAGGGGATGACCACTTTCGACAATGTTCTCAAGATTATGCCAGGACTGATCCATTGAAATCCAACAATGGGTGAAGttttaaagttttacttttatcacTCTGCAATATTGGAATTAGTCAAAGTGTTAAAAGTTGCTCAACCTGAGAGCTACCAGAAAACCATCAGAATCCAAAATGCAAATTGTTCCCTCCCTGAGAGTTAACAGAAAAACCGTGAATAACATGTGATTGCAGACTTTGACCATCTTTACTGGTGAAATGTTATGGACACCTTTGGTTTGCTGATTGCGTAAGTCATGACGCGTAGTTTGCACTCACCCTCTGTGCCCACAGCTCGGAGCGGATGCACATTATGCTTGTAGACGAATTTCTCTTCCAACACCATTTGGATGGCTACAATAATTTGGGCCATGATGATGAGCAGGTCCCCTGTAGAGTGGAGGAGATGAGAAGATGAGTGGTACCTAATATCCAGCATGTTTGGTACCATGTGGGCTTAGGGGCCATAGGATAATGTGTGCGCCATTGGGATTCTTACAAGTCCTAACACAGCGGCTTTCGCCTGTAAGTCCATATGACCTGACTTGCATTTTCTGTGGCGGATCGGGAATGACAGCTGGTACAAGTAGTGTAGCAGATGATTTGCGCACGGTTTGGCACTGCTATTTGGACATtgatatttgggcactgtatggaaCTATTATTTTTTCTCTACTGCTTAGGCACCTTAAGGATCAGTGTTTTGCCCAGGAACCTCCATCAACCTTGATCGAGCCATGCACTGAAACTGGCAAGACACAAAGGATTGGACCCAGAGGTGTGAACGTGTGCAGGTGACACCATAGACTTGTTCTGGCTGCCCCCTTCCCTAGAAGCTCTGATTCAGTTTTCGCAGAACCATGTGAGTGATGTTAAACACAATACCTGACCTGTAATGACTTCGCTCAGGTTCTTCCCACTGCTCTGACCGCTGATTAAGTCGGCCAATCCCACGATGATCAGGCCGGCAATGGTCACCAGGATTCCCACCCACTGGCTGCACTCCAGCTTCCTGCCCAAGAAGGCAACGGAGAGAAGACCAGTGAATATGATGACGGCTCctcgtaacatctggaagctggaaGCGCTGGTCATGTTCAGAGCTGGAACGTGAAAAATACAGCAAATAAGGAAGAATATACTGCAAGAAAGTCAGGAAGGCGTGCGCCGGTGCACCGACTGCTCGGGGACAGGAACTCTGTAAATATCCAATCCTGATCTCAGCtgagtatccagtgcagacaatgctctgtgagctaaacacatcCTCATCACTAGATGTTACACTGATCTCTCTGGTAATTTTCTACAATGTAGacacagagcattgtccgcacaACAAGATCCACTACTGAGAGCAGGCCAGGATATGTGCAGGATCACTGCCACAGCATGGGAACTACAGGTTATCATTCAAGCAAAGATTTTGGAAATGATGATTAATTCAAAAGAATAAGCTTGATTTCTATAGACCCCCAGAAGCCCCCTAATTGTAGGATTGGTTACGACATGTGACAGACGCGGCTCTGTTCTGTACTCACCCACATACATGATACTGGTACCAGTCATGTCACAGATCGCAGGCGGAAGAAAGAGAAGGGAGTTGAAGGGCTGAGAAGTTGCCAGGGTCGGCTCTGCGGATCGGCGGTCCTTGAACACCAGGATGTAGAAGACTGCCAGACAGGAGAGTTCTCCCAGGAACATGCCCACCGCCTGGAAGAGGGACACAAGCTCGGCAGCCTGGCACAAAACTCCGACATCTGGCCACAGCCGAACCTCCTCAGTAACACCAGTTACAGGAGACCCCCTTGGTCACATATTGGGGTGGGGTGCGCCTTGTTTTTAGAATTTCTGTTGATTTCAGAGATCACTTACTACATATCTTGGTATTATTCTCTTTATCCAGGGTTAGCTGTGATCCCACCTGCCCTGAGCTCATTTTTGTTCCCCAGGCCACCAGGAAAGTAAGTCTGTTTACTACATTTTCCCACCCaatgagaccaccttgtcgttgacTGATGGGCTCACACAATTTGAACAAACTATAATGCAATAACCTTATGTTGATACGTATCACAACTCATCAGAATTTGTTGCCTCACAACGGGACACAGGCTCGCCCTACAGGGGAACTCTCATATAGCAAACCCCTACAGGAGGACTCAGGCTTGCCAGGCATTGGACTCAGGCTTGGCCCACAGCGGGACTCAAGTTCGCCCTACAGGGGAACTCATGCTCGGCCCACAGAGGGACTCATTTTCGCCCTACAGCAGGACTCAGGTTCACCCTACAGCTGGACTCAGGTTCGCTCTACAGCTGGACTCAGGCTTGGCCCACAGCGGGACTCAGGTTTGACCTACAGCGGGACTAAGGCTTGCCCTAAAGTTGGGCTTGATCTTGTCCTACAAACAACTGAATGTCCAACTGCGGGCACTTTCAGGTTGAAGGTGACATATGACAACATGATGAGGCCACATCACTCCTATGAGGAGATAAGATGGTGGGAAGTTAAGCACTCCAATAGAGCTGAAGAAACAGTGGAGTTTTATGGGCGAGGAGCGAATAAGAGGGGGTAGAATGGAGGGAAAATTATGAGGGTGCGCAATGTAGAGACTGGACAGTATGGGACATACAGTATgaggggacagtgtgaagaggggtccagtATGCAAAGGGGTCAGCATGGGGGGAGAGGACAATGCAGATAGGGACAATGTGTTGGATATAGCAAATAAGGAGGACAGTGTGACTGTATTAGATAATAAAGGCAGACAATGTGGCAGTTAT is a window of Ranitomeya variabilis isolate aRanVar5 chromosome 2, aRanVar5.hap1, whole genome shotgun sequence DNA encoding:
- the SLC35F6 gene encoding solute carrier family 35 member F6 — its product is MAWTSYQLILAGMMLVTGSINTLSAKWADNFEAKGCKGSPSHQFQHPFLQAVGMFLGELSCLAVFYILVFKDRRSAEPTLATSQPFNSLLFLPPAICDMTGTSIMYVALNMTSASSFQMLRGAVIIFTGLLSVAFLGRKLECSQWVGILVTIAGLIIVGLADLISGQSSGKNLSEVITGDLLIIMAQIIVAIQMVLEEKFVYKHNVHPLRAVGTEGLFGFCILTLLLIPFYYIPAGDFSSSERGVLEDSLDAFCQMGNQPLIILALLGNISSIAFFNFAGISVTKEISATTRMVLDSLRTVVIWVVSLAVGWEKFHALQILGFIILLLGTGLYNGLHKPLMCGRCRQESEETRSLLQDERTSVNSDS